AATCGGCGTACTCTTCCAGGCTGAACAGCTTAAAAGGTTCGCGTTTATATTTTACGCCCATCACACTGCCTTCTACAATGTGCAGGTGGTGGAACTTTACAAATTTTATCTGCTTAAAACGGTTTATCTCGTTGGCATAGGCCAGCATCATTTCGCGCGACTCGCCCGGCAATCCAAAAATGGTGTGAACGCAAACATCCAGTTTGCTGTTCTCTACCAGTGCCAGGGCTTTTACCAGTTCGTCATGCGTGCAGCCACGGTTTATCATGGCGAGCGTATCGTTATAAATGCTCTCCATACCCATTTCCAGGTCCACATCGAACCTATCGGTATAGCTCTCGAGCAAAGCTATTTTTTCTGCATCTATACAATCCGGACGAGTGCCAACACTCAGGCCTACTATGTCTTCAGTGCCATAGCTAAGTGCTTCGTCGTACAGCATTTTAAGGTAATGTGCCGGTGCGTAGGTGTTGGTATTGGGCTGAAAGTAAATAATAAACTTATCCGCTTTGTTGCCCCGGCGGGCACGTTCCATACCCTCAATCACTTGCTGGCGAACGGTAGGCGCGTTGCGGCTAACAGAAGGCGTAAACGAATCTACATTGCAGTATGTACAGCCGCCATAGCCCTTGCTACCATCGCGGTTGGGGCAGGTAAAGCCGCCATCCACAATAACCTTAAATACCCTGTGCCCGGGGTACTTCTCCTTAAGCCAAGGGCCGTAGTTGTTGTAACCTTTCTCCCAGGTTGGCGCTATGGTATCGTTCTGCTGCATTAATGCAAAGATACGGATTTTGATTGGCCGGGTACCTATTAGAGTGAGAAGCGGCTCAAACTGATAGATGATAACGATTGCGGTAATCGTTATCATCTACATTATAATATAGGTTTTCCGTAAAAGTGATATAGAAGTGTAATTAGAAACTCTTCGAGTTCTTCACAATAAATGTTGCAAACTTTCTGAGGGAATAATGATTTAAATTCACAACTCTGCCATTATCAAACCGAGTACTTTCTACAGCTTTGGCAGGGAAATTCAGCTTCAGCTGCTTCCCATTATTGTTCTCATTATTTTTCATGATGTATGAATTATAAAATTCCTGACTCTGTTAACGAATGTACTGATTGCATTTCTAAAGTAGGTAGTGCCTGCAAAGTTAATCTAGATTTAGGATATATTTTCTTTTTATCGATAACAATTACTTTTCCATCAATTCCCTTTCTTGGACTTTTCAATGTGAAAAATTCCAGGTAACGTCTAGGCGCTACTCCGTCGAACATCAAAATTTTCGTTTTGTTTTCATTGCTATTTTCGTCTTCTGTGAGCGCATCTTCATGTAAAATTGTTCCTAAACTTTTTTTGTATGGTTCAATGTAAAATATCTCCTTTATACCTGCAACAATTATATGTCGAGCACAATTATGACAAGGATATGTTGTACAAAATAACTTTCCACCTATCATTCTCCGTCCGGCTAACTGACTCCCAATAATAATGGCATGCATCTCAGCATGCACAGAACGAGAAAATTCTATCAAATCTTTCACCTTTGAATTAGAACGGATGGTCTTTTTCAACGTTTCGGTTATTTCCCTTATCTCTAGTTGGGTTTTGCTAGCAAAAAGCATTTGATGCAGGGTAGTATTTGAAAGAATATTTTTTGCTATATCTTCAGTCAAATCATCCTTCTTTAAATCATTACTGCATAATTTTGTAGTTATGCAACGATGGTCTTCCTGATCGCCATCTTTATAAAGATTTCCACCAAACTTTGGAACATCATTCCACCCTCTAGAAATAATTTCTCCTTTGTCATTGGTTATAGATGCTCCAACTTGCCTTGACAGACAAGCTGAATTACCAGCAGCTGATTTGGCTTCATACATCGCAATTTCATCAGGTGCTGGAGTGACTATTTCACTTTCAAAAATAATATTTAAAAATCTAGAAAGTTTTGTATTGACATTATGCTTGTTAGCTTCTGACACTCTTATAAAAAAATCTCCCTCTATGAAAGTGTTTCTTACATTTTGACCATGTGTGTTATTTTCGTACTCATCGGTTGATATCAGTTTATCAATTTCTGTATGTGAAAGATTTTTTCGAGCCAATATATTTCTTTTTTCAAAATCAGGAGAAAACACGCTAATGCAATAGAAAATTCCACCGTATACTGCTCTCAGTAAATCAAGCTCTTCTTTGTTTTTAAGCGAGTCTATAATGTAACATTTGCGGCGCGTTTTCAACTCTATTATGAGTTCATTTATATCTTGGTCAGTATTAACGACATCTCTTCCAAATCGTTCATTCAATATTTGCATTATTGCAAACTCAACAAGACAAGAATTACTATTGGTTTTTTTACGTAACTGGTCCCCACCCTCTATTTTATTCATTAATTCAGTAAACTGTCGTGTTTGACCAGGTTTTTCAATAAGCTCGATGTTATTATACTCAGAAATAAAATTACTCAATTTAATAACCTGAACTTCATAATTATATGCGTCGCTCATTTGGTGTTTCAATGATTGGATTACTTCTTCCCTCATTGATCCTATCGGAGCACAAATTCCAATTATTATTTCTTCTGTTAAGGTATTTTCAACTTTTTGTCTAGATGTTTGGCTTCTAGTGATTTCAACTTTTTGCTCAATTAGGTTTCGTAAGGATAGGGACATGCGCTTAATCGGTTTATGTCGCTAATATAATATATTCAACCCCTATTTTTTGCAATTCAACTTGATAACAAGAGTAGTTAAGTTTGCCGTAGTTAAGCATGTTAATACGCGTCTTCATAGTAGTGTGCGGAAAATCGGCAAAAATAGTCCGGCAGTAACAAGCGTTGCAATGTTGCGATAATCGCAGTAGGAGGCAACAGTTTTTAACATGTAAGTTTATTATCTTTAATTGTTACACGTCGTCACGCTGAGCGCTGAATTAAGTCCCATAGATTTCCATACAGATCTTGAAAAACCGCGACCGTTCCGTAGCTTTCGACTACTGGTTTCCGCACAAAGGTGATGTTATTGGCCAGCATGTTGTTATAATCACGATTAAAGTCATCTGTTTCCAGAAACATGAACACCCTTCCACCGCTTTGATTACCAACAGCGGCCAATTGCTGATTGTTAGTCGCTTTCGCCAGCAGCAGGCAACAGCCTGCACCACCTTTCGGCTGAACAAGCACCCACCGTTTGAAGCTGTTTAGCTGTGTATCCTCTACTAAGTTAAAGTTCAGTTTATTTACATAGAAGCTTATTGCCTCGTCGTAGTCTCTAACAATAAGAGAAATATGGATAATGGATTGCTTCATGTTATATTAAGCTAGATTAGGAATAATTTTCTTCATATACACATGCAAGCTTTTATATCATCATAGTTGTAAAAATTTGCTTGTTAATGCAGTAATCAGTGGGGTATTTTTTCACCTTTACAGAAAGAAGCATTTTCGTGAAACTCACAATACTTATCTCGCGCCTGCTGCTGGGCTTTTTGTACCTGGTATTCGGGCTGGACTACTTTCTGCATTTTATACCCTACCAACCACCTTTGCACCCGGGCAATGCGGGTATCTTCAAAGCAGGGTTAATGGCGGCAGGCTACTTTTACCCCATGCAAAAAACCATACAGGTATTAGGCGGTTTAAGCTTACTCATTAACCGGTATGCGCCGATAGCTGCTGTGGTGTTGTTCCCGATAAGCCTTAACGTACTGCTATTCCATACCCTGCTTGCACCTGAAGGCTGGCTGATGGGCGTTTTCCTGATAGTGCCCAATCTGCTCTTAGGCTTAGGCTGGTGGAAATACTACAGGAGCATGTTTGTGCGCAAGGCGGAGTAACAGCAGCCAGAACTCATAAATTATAAGCCTTTTACCACGAACAATAACTATGCATGCATAGTTTATTTATTTAGATTTGCACCCCTAACCAATAGCCCTGCATGGAAAGTATTCCACCATATAACCCCACGCATAAAATACGTTTTGTTACCGCCGCCGCATTGTTCGACGGGCATGATGCTACTATTAACATTATGCGCCGCATACTGCAAAGCACCGGTGCCGAGGTGATACACCTTGGGCACAACCGCAGCGTGGAAGAGGTGGTTACCTGCGCCATGCAGGAAGATGTACAGGGTATTGCGCTTACAAGTTACCAGGGCGGGCATTTAGAATACTTTAAATACATGCGCGATCTGCTCAACGAGCGTGGGGCAGCACGCATAAAAATTTTTGGCGGTGGTGGTGGCGTGTTCCTGCCTGACGAGATACAGGAACTGCACAGTTATGGCATTACCCGCATTTACACACCGGATGACGGCCGACACATGGGCCTGCAGGGTATGATAAACCACATGATGCAGGAATGTGATTACCTCACCCCAACCCTATCCGCACAGGACGAGGCGAATAATGCTGTTTCTATCGCGCGCAGCATAACTGCAGCGGAACTGGGCAGTGCACAACCACCCATTACTCACAACACTACACTTAGTCCACCAGTGCTGGGCATTACCGGCACTGGCGGTTCGGGAAAATCGTCGCTGGTAGATGAGTTTGTACGCAGATACCTGATGCAAACGGATAAGACGCTTGCTATTATTTCTGTAGACCCCAGTAAACGCAAGACCGGCGGCGCCCTCCTTGGCGACCGCATCAGGATGAACGCCATTAACAGTTCAAGGGTATACATGCGTTCGTTGGCTACACGGCAGGCAAACCTGGCCTTGAGCAAGCATGTACAGGAGGCAATCGACATTTGCAGGCAGGCTGGCTATGACATGGTGATTGTGGAAACTTCCGGTATTGGACAGTCGGACACGATGATCACTGATTACTGCGATGTTTCGCTTTACGTGATGACACCTGAATTTGGCGCGGCTACCCAGTTGGAGAAAATAGACATGCTGGACTTTGCCGATCTGGTAGCACTCAATAAATTTGATAAACGTGGTGCGCTGGACGCGCTGAGAGATGTTCGAAAGCAGTACAAACGCAACCACCAGCTGTTTGATGCTAAGGACGACGACCTGCCGGTATACGGCACTATGGCTTCGCAGTTTAACGATCCGGGTATGAACACCCTCTTTGCCGCCATCATGCGGAAAGTACAGGAGAAAACCGGCGTTAGTTTAATAAAAGAAAATACAACATTATTCGCCACTGAAGGCGAATCTGAAAAGATATACATCATTCCGCCTGACCGGGTACGCTAC
The genomic region above belongs to Mucilaginibacter terrenus and contains:
- a CDS encoding DoxX family membrane protein — its product is MKLTILISRLLLGFLYLVFGLDYFLHFIPYQPPLHPGNAGIFKAGLMAAGYFYPMQKTIQVLGGLSLLINRYAPIAAVVLFPISLNVLLFHTLLAPEGWLMGVFLIVPNLLLGLGWWKYYRSMFVRKAE
- a CDS encoding anti-phage dCTP deaminase, coding for MSLSLRNLIEQKVEITRSQTSRQKVENTLTEEIIIGICAPIGSMREEVIQSLKHQMSDAYNYEVQVIKLSNFISEYNNIELIEKPGQTRQFTELMNKIEGGDQLRKKTNSNSCLVEFAIMQILNERFGRDVVNTDQDINELIIELKTRRKCYIIDSLKNKEELDLLRAVYGGIFYCISVFSPDFEKRNILARKNLSHTEIDKLISTDEYENNTHGQNVRNTFIEGDFFIRVSEANKHNVNTKLSRFLNIIFESEIVTPAPDEIAMYEAKSAAGNSACLSRQVGASITNDKGEIISRGWNDVPKFGGNLYKDGDQEDHRCITTKLCSNDLKKDDLTEDIAKNILSNTTLHQMLFASKTQLEIREITETLKKTIRSNSKVKDLIEFSRSVHAEMHAIIIGSQLAGRRMIGGKLFCTTYPCHNCARHIIVAGIKEIFYIEPYKKSLGTILHEDALTEDENSNENKTKILMFDGVAPRRYLEFFTLKSPRKGIDGKVIVIDKKKIYPKSRLTLQALPTLEMQSVHSLTESGIL
- a CDS encoding TIGR01212 family radical SAM protein (This family includes YhcC from E. coli K-12, an uncharacterized radical SAM protein.), with amino-acid sequence MQQNDTIAPTWEKGYNNYGPWLKEKYPGHRVFKVIVDGGFTCPNRDGSKGYGGCTYCNVDSFTPSVSRNAPTVRQQVIEGMERARRGNKADKFIIYFQPNTNTYAPAHYLKMLYDEALSYGTEDIVGLSVGTRPDCIDAEKIALLESYTDRFDVDLEMGMESIYNDTLAMINRGCTHDELVKALALVENSKLDVCVHTIFGLPGESREMMLAYANEINRFKQIKFVKFHHLHIVEGSVMGVKYKREPFKLFSLEEYADFLCDLLPLVRPDIIIQRLFGLSDRELLIAPNWGLKKSEIQYFIDQRILQRGVVQGSGL
- a CDS encoding VOC family protein, giving the protein MKQSIIHISLIVRDYDEAISFYVNKLNFNLVEDTQLNSFKRWVLVQPKGGAGCCLLLAKATNNQQLAAVGNQSGGRVFMFLETDDFNRDYNNMLANNITFVRKPVVESYGTVAVFQDLYGNLWDLIQRSA